Part of the Rhodococcus sp. OK302 genome is shown below.
TGAAAACAACAGCGGCGACGGCTTGCTCCGCCACAACGTAGGTTCCGGCTGCGATCGCCGCAGCACCCGAGACTGCGAGAGCAGAGTTCTTCGGGTTAGCCACCGAGAGCAAGGCAAGCCCCAGAGATTTCAGTGGACTGAGCGAACCAGCGCTCGACATCCACTTGGGCTGCGTGGGCTGCGCTCCATCTCGAGGCCGGGATCGCCACTGCTTGAACGAAAGTCCGAACAGGACCAACCCGAGCACTATTCGCACGATACTGGCCCACCGCGAAGCCTCGGTCTCGGGCACCGCAGTGTCGACAATCGTGATGGTCAGTGCCACAACACCACCGATACCTACGATCCAGCCCAGAATGAAAGCTGCAACGGAAGCTCGCGCACCGGCAGTAACCATCATCAGCACCACAACGGCCATCGGGATGGAGACAACAGCCAAGCCGACCGCAATCGGTAGTGATTGACCGAGCGCACTCAGCATGAAAGTCCTTCCAGCAGATTAGCGTTCATAGCCTTTTCTCATGTCATCAACTATCCGAGGTCGATCGAGCGTCGACGGTTCCATCTCGCGGCGGGGGCGATCCCGTGGAAAGACCGAGGCCGACGCCAATGTCGGCTCGTCGAGGAAGCGCAGTTCCGGAGCATCAGCGGGCAGTCGAAGTTCCGGCGGAATACCGCCTACCTGAGCAAGAACGTACCCCCAGTCCCCGAAACTGGGCACGTACACGTGGTACGGCGACACTCCCAGTCCGACGGCCGAGACCGTAGATACGGTTCGCCAGTACGCATCGGGAGTCGAATAGGGACTGCCGGATTGGACGACCATCAAGCCACCGGGATTGAGTGCGGCAGCGGCCAGTCCGTAGAACTCCATCGAGTAGAGCCTGCCCAAGGCTGGTGTGTCGGGATCGGGAAGATCGATGATGACGGCGTCGAAGCCGGGTTGGGGTTTTTCACGCAACCACCGGAAAGCGTCGTCGACAACGACGTGCACGCGTGGGTCTTCGAGCGCACCACCGTTCAACGATCGTAGGCGGGTGTTGGCCAATTCGATGACGGCAGGATCCAGTTCGACCTGCACGATTTCCTGGACGCCGGCCAGTCGCAATACTTCGCGCGCGGCAAGACCGTCGCCGCCGCCGAGTATCAGTACCCGCTGCGGATTGTTCGAGAGAGCCGGATAGACCAGCGATTCGGTGTACCGATGTTCGTCGACGCTGGAAAATTGCAGGTCGCCGTCGAGAAACAGTCGGGTGTCGTTGTTGCGCTCGGTGACAATAATTTCTTGGTACACGGAGCGCTCGGCCGCGACTACAGGATCGGTGTACAGGCGCTGACGGGCCGTGGTTTCGATATCGGATGCCGCGATCAACAACCATCCGATGAGGCTCGCCGCCAACAGCATTGCCACCACCGCGATCAACCGGGCACGCAGGCTCAGTTGCCAGCGCAGCAAGATCAACGCAACTACGGCTGCGGCAACAAGATTGATCATTCCGGTGATAGCAGCGCCGCGGATCATTCCAGTCCAGGGCAGTAGAACGAACGGCCACAGTAGTCCGCCGACCAGGGCGCCCAAGTAGTCGGCTGCATTGAGATTGGCAAGAACTTTGCCGGTACTTTGTGCGTCGTTGTCATCGCGTCCGGATTGCAGCAATGTCATCAGCAAAGGCACTTCGGCCCCCACCAGAGTGCCGATCAATGCTGTCGCCGCCACCAGGACGGCCGCGCTGGAACCGAAGAACGTGAAGGTGACGTACAACGTGACGGCGCTGAACCCGCCGATGATGCCGAGCAGAATCTCCACTGTCACAAAGGAAATGGCCGCGTGCCCCAAGAGCGGTTTTGCCGCGAGGGCGCCGACGCCCAAGGCAGCGACAAAGCCGGCCACGATCAGCGAGGTCTGGGTTATCCCACCGCCGGTGAGGCTGACCGACAAGGTGAGCAGAGCCAATTCGTAGATCAGCCCGCAGGCAGCGCACGCCGCGACGGCCGCGAGCAACAGGACCCGAGCCCGGGCACCAAGCATCGAAGACGAGGCTTTCACATCAGCGACACTCATCAGGTAAGCGCGGCGGCGTTCACCAAACCGATGGACAGCAAGCTCACGCCCACCGCCCAGGCTGCGCCGCACATCTTCGGATCCTGTACCAGCGCAACCAACTTTCCGGGCAGGACTACGTTCATCAACCGTAGGGCGATTGCCTGCAAGACTATTGCGAACAGTCCGTACACTGCCGAGTCTGCAAGCCCCTGCGCAAAGCCGTCAGAGCTGGTCAAGATTGCGGTCACCACGATGATCGCGAGCGCAAGGTGATTGGACGCCAACAGAATTGCGGCATTCGGATTCTTGTCCACGTACACCTGATGGCGGAGATTGCCCGGCGTCATGAGATCGAGGACCAGAAACCCGGTGACCAGAACTGCGACACCGACAGCGAAGTAGGCCAAAGTTCCGAGAACACCACCGACCAGTTCGAGGCCGTCGACGGTTCCGATTTCGGTGGTTGCGGACGCAAGGATGAAGGTCACGTATTTCTCCCGTTGATAGTGTTCGAGGTGCTCATTTCGCGCTACCCGATCCGCCGCTGCCACTACTGCCACTCGCGGGTGATCCTGGGTTGAATCCCGGCCCCAGGTAGGCGTATCCGCCGCTGCGATAGGTGCCGTCGATGTCTTCGACCTTGATAGTGCTGCCGCCACCGGAGCCGGCACTCACAGTGACGATGTCGTCGTCGTAGCGCAGGTATTCATTGCCTCCGTCGGCACTACGCGCGGCAGGTTCGTCGGCGTCGACGATCTTCGATACCGTTTTTCCGACAGGATCTTTCGACGAGTACAAAGCAACATCACCGACTTGCGAACTCTTGGAATAGTTGTCCGCGATGAAGTCCTTGGCGCCTCCGCCACAGGACGACAGCACGAAAGCCATGACGATCAATCCGGGAACAAGCCATGCCTTCACGGATTCCACCTACTCGATGTTTTCACGATCACTCCTGTCCCCTCCCCGGGGTACAAATGCCAACTCTGCCAAGCCCATCCCTGCCCGGCGCTACTGCCGGACAACACCGTGAGTGCTGATTCATCGCCGGGAAACGCTCCGCAGATCCAGCCTTCCTCCGAGGCTCTACCCTTCAACCGAATTGCGGCGGTGTCGAACTCAGCTCGATCAACGGTCTCGGTGGTGGATTCGAATTCATAAGGTCCGACTACTTCGACTCGCGGCAGAGGATCCCCGCCCGCGGCGACGGCATCGCAGGACACCTGCTCTGTCAGCACCTCCCCCTGCGAACGAGCAGTCACCACATGCGACGCCCCGAGCACCCCCAAAGTTAAAGCGCCATCAACGGTTTCGATGACAAGTTGAGCCAGAACCGGTGGGGCGGGCGCGTCGAGGAGCAGACCGAGCGCCGACGCATCCACGTCGGTGGACTCCACCTCGAGGAAATGCACACTCACTGCGGCGGGCCTGAATGAATCACGGTCAACTCACCGCGGGTCACAGCGCGTCCAGTGGAAACCTCCCACGACTGTCCGCGGGCCCACCGCTCGAAACCGATGAGGCCGGTCTTGTCGGCCGTCGCATAGTCTGCGTAGTCCATCAACCCCGACGGCGCTGTCCCCGTCGTTCCTTCTGCGGTGAACCTGGCTGTTCCGCTTTCGATCTTGCGATGAACCTTGTCGTCGAGGATGACGTCGCCGCTCGGTTCGAGATTCGTGCCCTCACGGCGCATCCAGAGCGTCATCTCGAGTTCGCCCTCGTCGTCCTCGACTGTGAGCCAGCGTCGGCCGGTCGAGCCGTCGATCAGGTGCTCACGCCAGATGTATCCCTCTTCGTCGAGAGTGATGGTTCCGCGGACGACGTGATCGATCCCCGCGTAGGTGATGATGTCGCCGACGCCGATCTTGTGGGGGTCGTAGACCTCCGGATAGTCGGCGAGCGGATCTACACGCCGTGCTGGGGCACTCTTGCGTCCACGTAGGACCACGAAGGCCACTGCCGCGATCACGACAAGTATCAGTACAACGATCAGTACATTCGTCAACGGTCACTCCGAAACGGTCGTCCGGCAGGGTTGCCGCGGGCAATACCCTACCGACCGTTCTCCGAGTTAGGTGGCGACCGTCGACCCAGCGGACCGAGACAATGTCGGGTACGCCGCAAGTATCTGAATACGAGCATCATCGAGATACTTCTGGAGCAGTTCGACGGCCAGCGCATTTTCGCCGGACTTCAACGCGCCGTATATCTCGTGATTTCGGGCCAGGTACGGCGAGTGGAATCGATGTGGGTCGTCCATGACGTGAAAGACCAAGCGGAGTTCGTTCCACACCCCACCCATCAACTGATCGATGCGACTGCTGTTGTTCAATCCCGCGATTGCACGATGAAAATGGATATCTGCCGTGCCGACGGCAGTCCAGTCCTGGGCTGCCAGTCGTTCCTCGGCGAGCTCGAGCGCGTCGGCGAGCGCGGTGAGGTCGCCCGTCGCAGGATCGAAGTCTCGAACGCCGGCCGACTCGACCACCCGGCGGCAGATGTACAGCTCGGCAACGTCCTCGATGGACGGGACCCGAACGAACACGCCACGGTTGAGTTCGTGTGAAACCAACCGGTCCTCGATCAGGATCTGGAAGGCTTCGCGGACGGTGTTTCGGGAGACATCCAAGGCGGTGCAGATGTCAGGTTCGGACAATCTGGCGCCCGGACGGAAGCTTCCGTCGATGATCAACTCGCGCAGAATTCCTGCAACGCGCACTGTTCGACTCGTCCGCTCGAGTTGTCCTCGATGGGCGGCCAACGCGGCGTGCGCATCCTCTTTCGGAGGATTCAAGCTGGTCAAGTGTGCTCCTAGTCGTTTGTCGCTGCACTCATCATAGTGAGAGCGGTCCGTCCAGTCTGCTCGCGACAGCCCACCCAAAAGTTTCCGATAAATTAATTATCCCTTCAGGGTATTGCAGGATCGTTGAACGATTTGTACCTTGAAGGTCCTGACTTTCCTTTCTTCACGCGAGGTACCGATGACCGCTCCGCTACAAACCGCAGGTGCCCCGCCGCGCCCATTCGACTGGTTCCGCACACTTGGACCGAAGGGCAAGAAGGCATTTGTCGGCGCTTTCGGCGGCTACGGTCTCGACTCGTACGACTTCCAGGTACTGCCCCTCGGGTTGGCCGCGATCGCCGCGTACTTCGGGCTCACGACGGGGCAGGCCGGCCTCCTCACCACCGTCACACTGGTGGTCTCCGCACTCGGCGGCATCCTGGCCGGCATCCTGGTGGACCGCATCGGCCGCGTCCGCACATTGCAGGTGACGGTCGCGACGTACACGATCTTCACGGTTCTGTGCGGTTTTGCACCCAACTTCGAGACGCTGCTGATCTTCCGCGCTTTCCAGGGACTGGGCTTCGGCGGAGAGTGGGCGGCCGGCGCAATCCTGGTTGCCGAGTACGCAAAGCCTGAGTACCGCGGCCGCGCAGTTGCATTCGTCCAGAGCGCTTGGGCGGTGGGCTGGGGCCTGTCGGTTGTCATCTACACCGTCGTCTTCCAACTCTTCGATCCGGACGTCGCGTGGCGCGTGCTGTTCTGGACCGGCGTCCTCCCCGCCTTCCTCATCATCTGGGTCCGACGCAACCTCAAGGATCCGGAAGTCATCACGGAAAAGCGAGAGTCGGCAAAAGCTGAAAAAGGTTCCTTCCTAGCCATTTTCCGGGGCCCGATGCTCCGGACCACGATCTTCGCGTCCCTTCTCGCCACCGGCGTCCAAGGCGGCTACTACACCCTCGCGTCCTGGTTGCCGACGTACCTGAAGAACTCGCGCGGTCTCGACGTCGTGGGCACCGGCGGGTATCTCGCCATCCTCATCGGCGGAGCATTCCTCGGCTACGTCAGCGGCGGCATCCTCACCGACAAGCTCGGACGCAAGCGAACCATGCAGTTGTTCGCGACCCTCTCTGCCGTGTTCATGGTGCTGTACACCCAGGTTCCCGACGGCGCGAACACTCTCATCATGGTTCTCGGATTCCCCCTCGGCTTCTGCACATCAGCCATTTTCAGTGGCTTCGGTTCGTTCCTCTCCGAGCTGTACCCGACCGCCCACCGCGGCACCGGACAGGGATTCACGTACAACTTCGGTCGCGCTGTCGGCGCCGTGTTCCCCGCCATCGTCGGTTTCCTCGCAGCCAGCAGCCTGGGCATCGGCGGCGCCATGATCTTCGGTGCCATCGGTTACGGCATCGCCGTAATCGCACTCTTCGGCCTACCCGAAACCTTGGGACGCGAGCTCAACTGATCGCTTGTCGCTAGGAATCGACTGCTTCGAGGAATGGACACCACCGTGATCGACAATCGCACCAACCCGGATCCGAGCTCAGCTCGGCAGGGATTCAGAGCCGGAGCAGTGTTTCCCACATCGGGAATTGCCCCGGGTTTCGCGCAGACCAATCTGATTGCCGTTCCCAAGGACTGGGCGTACGAGGTTCTGCTGTTCACGCAGCGAAACCCCAAGCCCTGCCCCGTCCTCGACGTCAGCGACGCCGGCGAATTCACGACGATCCTGGCTCCCGACGCCGATATCCGGACCGACTTTCCGTTGTATCGCGTCTGGGTCGACGGTGAACTGACCGCCGAAATCGAGGATGCGACGCAGTACTGGCGCGACGATCTGGTGGCGTTCCACATCGGCTGCAGCTTCACTTTCGAGCACCCTCTTGTCGCGGCGGGGATCCCCCTTCGCCATGTCGAGCAGAAGCGAAACGTCCCGATGTACATCACCGATCGGGAATGCCGACCCGCCGGACGCGTCAGCGGCCCGACCGTGGTCTCGATGCGTCCGATCCCCGCCGAACAGGTCGAACGGGCACGCGCAATCACCGCCCGCATGCCCGCGGTTCACGGTGCACCCATCCACATCGGCGACCCAGCCGAACTCGGTATCGCCGATCTCGGCCGTCCCGACTTCGGCGACGCCGTCGAATTCCAGCCCGGCGACGTTCCGATGTTCTGGGCCTGCGGCGTGACACCGCAAGCGGCAGTGATGGCATCGAAACTCCCGTTCGCCATCACGCACGCACCCGGCCACATGCTGATCACCGACGTCCCGGACACCGAATACACCTTGGATCTGCCATGAACATCGACCTCAATTGTGATCTCGGAGAAGGCTTCGGAGACTGGCGGATGGGCGAAGACGCGGCGCTCCTCGACATAGTGTCGAGCGCCAACATCGCCTGTGGATTCCATGCCGGCGATCCGGCGACGATGCGTCGTACCTGCGAAATGGCCGTCGAACATTCGGTATCCATCGGAGCGCACATCGGCTTTCGTGACCTGGTGGGATTCGGCCGTCGAAACATCGACATCACGCCCGGTGATCTGAAAGACGAAACCCTGTACCAGATCAGTGCTCTGACAGGATTCGCTCACGCTGCCGGCTCGGCCGTCACCTACGTCAAACCTCATGGCGCGCTCTACCACTCCGCATCGCAGAGTGCCGAGCTCGCCGACGCTATCGTCTCTGCCATGACCGAATCCTCGAATTCCCTGGCGCTGCTCGGTCCACCACTCTCTCACCTGCAGAAAGCTGCCGAGATCCACGGAATCGAGTTCGTCTCCGAGGGTTTCGCTGATCGCTCGTACACCCGATTCGGGAAACTCACTCCGCGAAGCGAACCCGGCGCGGTCCTCGCCGATCCTGAATCCGCGACGGCGCAGGCAATCGATTTGGCCAGCACGGGAACGGTGATCACCGCCGACGGAATCACCATCTCGATGCCGGTGAAAAGTATTTGTGTCCACGGCGATTCACCCGGCGCGGTTGTGATGGCCAAGTCCATCAAGGCCGGACTGATCAACGCCCGCATTCGTGTGGAGGCGTTCGCATGAACCGCCTGACAATCCTGCCCGCCGGTGAACACGCACTTCTGGTGGACCTCGAGTCCGAGGCCGAAGTTCTTGCGTTCATCCATGCCCTTACACGAAATACCCCCGCCGGTGTGGAGGATTTCCTTCCCGCCGCCCGCACAGTCCTGGTCACCTGCACACCGACGGCAGATCTGACGCACGTTCGTCACGATCTGAACGAGTTGGCGCACACCATGTCCGACGCGGTCACGGACAACGGTTCGGACGAGGCCCCGTTCGTCATCGAAGTCCGCTACGACGGACCGGACCTCGACGACGTCGCAAAGACTCTGAAAATGAGCCGTGCGGAAGTCATTTCAGCTCATACGTCGGCGGTGTGGCGCTGCGCCTTCATCGGATTTGCGCCAGGTTTTGCTTACCTGACATCAAGCGACACTCGCTTCGACATCCCGCGTCGACCCCAATCGCGCACTGCGGTGCCCGCCGGTTCCGTCGCGCTGGCCGGTGGATACAGCGCGGTGTATCCACGCGCCTCCCCGGGCGGCTGGCAGATCATCGGCAGCACCGACGCCGTGATGTGGGACTTGAATTCCGCACCGCCCGCAGCCGTGCAACCCGGACGACGTGTGCGGTTCGTAAACAAGGAAGAACG
Proteins encoded:
- a CDS encoding GAP family protein, translating into MLSALGQSLPIAVGLAVVSIPMAVVVLMMVTAGARASVAAFILGWIVGIGGVVALTITIVDTAVPETEASRWASIVRIVLGLVLFGLSFKQWRSRPRDGAQPTQPKWMSSAGSLSPLKSLGLALLSVANPKNSALAVSGAAAIAAGTYVVAEQAVAAVVFTVIASVGVAAPVVVNVALGDRAASVLDSVKAWMTANNAVMMTAILALLGVIVLGEGLSGLS
- a CDS encoding polyamine aminopropyltransferase: MSVADVKASSSMLGARARVLLLAAVAACAACGLIYELALLTLSVSLTGGGITQTSLIVAGFVAALGVGALAAKPLLGHAAISFVTVEILLGIIGGFSAVTLYVTFTFFGSSAAVLVAATALIGTLVGAEVPLLMTLLQSGRDDNDAQSTGKVLANLNAADYLGALVGGLLWPFVLLPWTGMIRGAAITGMINLVAAAVVALILLRWQLSLRARLIAVVAMLLAASLIGWLLIAASDIETTARQRLYTDPVVAAERSVYQEIIVTERNNDTRLFLDGDLQFSSVDEHRYTESLVYPALSNNPQRVLILGGGDGLAAREVLRLAGVQEIVQVELDPAVIELANTRLRSLNGGALEDPRVHVVVDDAFRWLREKPQPGFDAVIIDLPDPDTPALGRLYSMEFYGLAAAALNPGGLMVVQSGSPYSTPDAYWRTVSTVSAVGLGVSPYHVYVPSFGDWGYVLAQVGGIPPELRLPADAPELRFLDEPTLASASVFPRDRPRREMEPSTLDRPRIVDDMRKGYER
- a CDS encoding DUF350 domain-containing protein is translated as MTFILASATTEIGTVDGLELVGGVLGTLAYFAVGVAVLVTGFLVLDLMTPGNLRHQVYVDKNPNAAILLASNHLALAIIVVTAILTSSDGFAQGLADSAVYGLFAIVLQAIALRLMNVVLPGKLVALVQDPKMCGAAWAVGVSLLSIGLVNAAALT
- a CDS encoding DUF4247 domain-containing protein, translated to MAFVLSSCGGGAKDFIADNYSKSSQVGDVALYSSKDPVGKTVSKIVDADEPAARSADGGNEYLRYDDDIVTVSAGSGGGSTIKVEDIDGTYRSGGYAYLGPGFNPGSPASGSSGSGGSGSAK
- a CDS encoding DUF2617 family protein, which gives rise to MSVHFLEVESTDVDASALGLLLDAPAPPVLAQLVIETVDGALTLGVLGASHVVTARSQGEVLTEQVSCDAVAAGGDPLPRVEVVGPYEFESTTETVDRAEFDTAAIRLKGRASEEGWICGAFPGDESALTVLSGSSAGQGWAWQSWHLYPGEGTGVIVKTSSRWNP
- a CDS encoding DUF4178 domain-containing protein — encoded protein: MTNVLIVVLILVVIAAVAFVVLRGRKSAPARRVDPLADYPEVYDPHKIGVGDIITYAGIDHVVRGTITLDEEGYIWREHLIDGSTGRRWLTVEDDEGELEMTLWMRREGTNLEPSGDVILDDKVHRKIESGTARFTAEGTTGTAPSGLMDYADYATADKTGLIGFERWARGQSWEVSTGRAVTRGELTVIHSGPPQ
- a CDS encoding GntR family transcriptional regulator, translating into MTSLNPPKEDAHAALAAHRGQLERTSRTVRVAGILRELIIDGSFRPGARLSEPDICTALDVSRNTVREAFQILIEDRLVSHELNRGVFVRVPSIEDVAELYICRRVVESAGVRDFDPATGDLTALADALELAEERLAAQDWTAVGTADIHFHRAIAGLNNSSRIDQLMGGVWNELRLVFHVMDDPHRFHSPYLARNHEIYGALKSGENALAVELLQKYLDDARIQILAAYPTLSRSAGSTVAT
- a CDS encoding MFS transporter codes for the protein MTAPLQTAGAPPRPFDWFRTLGPKGKKAFVGAFGGYGLDSYDFQVLPLGLAAIAAYFGLTTGQAGLLTTVTLVVSALGGILAGILVDRIGRVRTLQVTVATYTIFTVLCGFAPNFETLLIFRAFQGLGFGGEWAAGAILVAEYAKPEYRGRAVAFVQSAWAVGWGLSVVIYTVVFQLFDPDVAWRVLFWTGVLPAFLIIWVRRNLKDPEVITEKRESAKAEKGSFLAIFRGPMLRTTIFASLLATGVQGGYYTLASWLPTYLKNSRGLDVVGTGGYLAILIGGAFLGYVSGGILTDKLGRKRTMQLFATLSAVFMVLYTQVPDGANTLIMVLGFPLGFCTSAIFSGFGSFLSELYPTAHRGTGQGFTYNFGRAVGAVFPAIVGFLAASSLGIGGAMIFGAIGYGIAVIALFGLPETLGRELN
- a CDS encoding putative hydro-lyase, whose amino-acid sequence is MDTTVIDNRTNPDPSSARQGFRAGAVFPTSGIAPGFAQTNLIAVPKDWAYEVLLFTQRNPKPCPVLDVSDAGEFTTILAPDADIRTDFPLYRVWVDGELTAEIEDATQYWRDDLVAFHIGCSFTFEHPLVAAGIPLRHVEQKRNVPMYITDRECRPAGRVSGPTVVSMRPIPAEQVERARAITARMPAVHGAPIHIGDPAELGIADLGRPDFGDAVEFQPGDVPMFWACGVTPQAAVMASKLPFAITHAPGHMLITDVPDTEYTLDLP
- a CDS encoding LamB/YcsF family protein — encoded protein: MNIDLNCDLGEGFGDWRMGEDAALLDIVSSANIACGFHAGDPATMRRTCEMAVEHSVSIGAHIGFRDLVGFGRRNIDITPGDLKDETLYQISALTGFAHAAGSAVTYVKPHGALYHSASQSAELADAIVSAMTESSNSLALLGPPLSHLQKAAEIHGIEFVSEGFADRSYTRFGKLTPRSEPGAVLADPESATAQAIDLASTGTVITADGITISMPVKSICVHGDSPGAVVMAKSIKAGLINARIRVEAFA
- a CDS encoding 5-oxoprolinase subunit B family protein is translated as MNRLTILPAGEHALLVDLESEAEVLAFIHALTRNTPAGVEDFLPAARTVLVTCTPTADLTHVRHDLNELAHTMSDAVTDNGSDEAPFVIEVRYDGPDLDDVAKTLKMSRAEVISAHTSAVWRCAFIGFAPGFAYLTSSDTRFDIPRRPQSRTAVPAGSVALAGGYSAVYPRASPGGWQIIGSTDAVMWDLNSAPPAAVQPGRRVRFVNKEER